The DNA segment aatcactgaCGTGGTGGAGCTTTAGGAGGAGGCATCATTGATCCATTTCCATTGACATTATTGTTAGCATTACTCATTTTACTATCAACATCATATGGTTTTGGGATGTTGGAGGACATGCTTTGTCGCGATGACGCTGGGGCATCGTTTTTAACGCTCCGTCTTGGCTGATATGCTGGAGACGGACTTCTGTTCTCCTTCTGCTGCGCTCGTAGAGCTGAGCCTGGGACTGGTAAGATCGTACGACGGTTGCCACCCTGTCGGGCTTCTGTTCGCTGATGAATCAATAAATACAACGATGAGTTGTTGAATTGATGTTTCGAAAATTCTTCATAGTGTCGTGGTTAATTTTTTTGGATTACCTGCCATTATTTCTTAACCAATTTTATCTGTAACTTATTTCAAGGTAAATGCAGCTTAATTCATTATGATTATACAAAGCCCCAAATAAATCAAATAGGCCAGGCTGTCACTTACCACAATATATGATTTGGTAAATTAAACAAAGGAAATTCTCAGAATATATATTAATTACAATCAATTAGTTTATGGCCGATTAGTGTATGACTGATGACTCATATATAAATGTTTCATGTTGGTATCATACACAATTGAAACCACAAGTTATGGAGCACAGTGTCACTGTGATCAACAagcattatatatatatacatatacataaTTAAATCTCCccaattgaaaaaatatgtcaaaatcaATAACCATGCCATACATTTATATTTCAATGCAAATGTTGAAAGTGTTAAAATATGCTGAAATAATAATGGTTTATTGCTTCGATGCAAAATAACTACAAAGCAAaaccacaaaaacaaaaacccaTCCTCGCAGATTATACAAACTTGTAGATATCTGACGGCAAAATCTACAGTTTTAAAGCTCAAATATGTGTACTTGTGTAATATGTTTCAGTTACTACATAGCTATACACCTGCGAGACACATTACGTAAGGAATATATCAAACAGGACAACATTTGCATATTACAATTGTATGTTACAATTTTCATACATGACAACACTAGTATTGTGTCACTGTAATCCGTGTTTACCAGTGGGGTATTacatataataaaagtttcGGACATAGATGACTTATAAAAATCCAAGTTTCtggaaaaaaagaaatattaagaaaaaatataaaaaatactgCTGTTGTTAAACTAAAAAGCTGTGACAAATTAAActatttaacaatttttagcATCATGGTGATCGACTGATCATGACATAGTTTGACATGGCTGGTatatgtaaaagaaaaaaatatgttcGCCTTTTTCTAGATTACGTAATTTTTCATGATTACAAGATTTATGTTTACCATATTTTAGATTAGAGCTTTATCAGTTTAACCAGTCATGCAAAAACAAAGGATGAAAACTcggaaaaataatttaaagaaaatgttgcGGAGATGTTGCAAATTAATCTTCTCATCAGCCTTAACTTAGCCAAgtaaaattaagattttttgTACCTACGTATTGTTTTACTTGAATATGCAAAATTTATTGCCAAAATGATGTCTGCTATGATTCCGAgaattgtaaataaataaacaagaaaaatgaaCTGCTGATAATGTGACAGTAAAACCACCCATGCATCGATAATATGGAAAACGTgaagattaaaattttagaattgtttgattcaagaaaaaaaaaccTTTGTTCCTTTAGATTTTCGAAAAGACCGATAAGACTCTTTTTCCTAAAAGTTACGAAATACtgcattaaaaaatattaaatcaaCAAAGCAATTTCTTAGGGTATCAACGACAGCATCATTCACTGAATAACAAAACATGGATGCTGTAGGTAATAGGTCTCATCATTACTGTTTTAAATGTATAGTGTATAAGTTATGATATGACCAATACATACATATACAATAAATACAAGATTTGGTATGGAAGTTTCTACCCTGGATGCAGGTCTTCCTGGAGCAGGTGTTTGAGTTGGCTTCAAATTTGATGATGCAAGTTCAGGATTTAGTTCGAAAATCATTTCTAATGTTACCTGTTCACAAGCAAAACGGTCAATGCCTTGCACATGagaatatttattaaaagaaaaacagctTAGATAAAGCTAAACAAGATATATCTACAGCAACCACAAGTTTTAAGCTAATTTTCCTTATATCTATATACATTAATACATACTATATCTCTCAAAATTATCGCATTTACCATCTTTTCAGTGAaaagttttcacaaaataaaattgtaataaaacaaattattttttgcacTAAAACAACCTTTTTTGATAGTCATTTAGCTGTTCTATCTATAACAACCGTAACTACAGTAATTTAATGGTAAAAATAAGACTGAAGGAACCACCACATAGCACAACTGCAGAATAATGCTTGCTGTCTtccaaaactttgtttaatttcagtTAGAGCTGCTATTTGGGGTAGAGCTTTTTATCACAGGGGTACTCTACAATTTTGCTACTAGAACCTACTTTTCAGGTAGGAATTATAACACGAAAACACAGTTATTGACATGACACATTCGCCAGCTGAACTGGTTACCCCAATCAACATAACCTTAAGGCAAGGAGAAAGAAAACTGAAGTAAATAAAGTTGGTTATTTATAGTTGGGTTAggttaaaatgttaaatttgaaGATAAATATTCTTATGTACGAGTAGGGTCAGATTTAAGTTACTGGTATTGTGCATATTCAGTATCACCTTTCAAAATAGGTCAAAattcaactttaaaaaattgcattaataGAGTACTGGTATTTTTTCAGGTTACAATGTTCCTTGTATATAATAATCTATATCTACCTCCTTTCCTTTAGTTTCATCATCCTCAAACCACTCTACTGTGACACTTGCAGAGCTTGGTTGAAGTTGAGTTacaattgccttgtgaacacgACCTTTGTATAACAAGAGTAAGCACATGCattaagcaaaaaacaaaaatttttaggcacaatgtatatataaagttgatgttgtctgaaccgtgttaaccaaatttttaagtaaaataagaaacaggatatagtttggcactcttaaggttaactttatatttttcgacaagagctttcgcaagcataagcttgcttcttcaggtgtactgtgaaatgAACTTTCATAGTACTGTGAAATGTACTGTACAACATGTACTATGAAAGTTCATTTCACAGAatacctgaagaagcaagcttatgcttgcgaaagctcgtatcaaaaaataaaaagttaaccttaagagtgccaaactatatcccgttccttattttacttttatatatatataaatacacTGTTTATAACATTTGTTTCAATTAAGTGCTTGGCTATTGAGATAGCAGAAAGACATAGAATAACTTCCATTGTCTACGAATAAAATATCTATATTTGGTCTGAAAGCTGGAAAAGCAGTTTTCTTGCCATGATATTTGTTATTATTGATGACATAGAAGCCTATTTTATGCTTGTGGTCGAGGCCCATAACAGTAGCCTAGAGTTATGAAATAAATCAGAAATCTTACCATTACTTCTTCTTATGTGAATGCTGGAGCCTTTTTCCAATGCACCAAAATCAACGCTCATATTTTAATTAGGAAAAATCTTCTGGTTAAGTTGTAAGTCTTCAGAAGGTTCTAGCTTGTTTAGGTTTTAACATCAGatctgtttttcttttttgtttttagtccAAGTATTATGTCACAGTGAAAGGCTAACTCATACAGAAAAATCTGTTAATTGCTGAATAGAAAAAAccaatgtaataaaattttacaatgtaaattaaatacaaaacgCCTTTTTGACTAGTAGGCTACAGTTAATTTTTCTCTTGTTTAAGGAATAAGACATCTTAAGCATTTGTTCCTCTGCACGCATGATTTCTCATTGAAAACTCAGCATCAGCTCGATAATCGAGTGGTTCGAGTGCTGGCCCTGCAATAAACGTGGTTTGTGTTCTATGTTCGATGCCCAGTGGCGCCATATTGTTGTAATGGCCTAGGGCAAAGCATTTAACAACACTTGCACCTGTTCAGTAGATCAGACTGGAAAGTACAGCAAATTGACGAGAAATCATGCGTGCAAAGATGCAACGTTTGGTGTGATGACAAGCACTGAATTCTTAACTCTTGGTTTATctattataaaatgtttttttaacaacCAGCTTTTGTTTGCTCTTGTTAACTGAGTTAAGATTCCATCGTTGTAACACCACTGTAATTCACGtattgcacgttttaagccctCGAGGCTTTGCTGCCTTTTCCTGTTCGTTAATTGCCTGTGAGCATACTTCTTGTTTGACCATTCAACAATGAGTTTAGCACAATATTTTTCGCTTCCCACAGTCatgactgcagagtatggcagttttggCCGAGATTTTAGGTGTGCAACAATGAAGATGGCGTGCACTGTGACTCGTGGCCCAAGGTTGCCCAGAGTTTGTGATAGGCAAGGTACGACCCCTTACAATCAAAATTGAGGAAAAAGCAGTTTTTCCCAGTTTTTTACAGTTATCGTTTGTAAATACTAATTTTATAGTAGAAAGCGTAGCAAAAATTATTGTCTCCTTTTTTTCTGGAGACACCAGTTTCTCCTGGTGTGCAATATATGATATGTTGGACATACTCTGCAGTCATGACCCACAGTCAATGGCGAATGTGACAATGGCCACagtcaaaaacaaacaatacaaaaaaactaTAATTTTGCATTAAGATCCAAAAAACCcgaataaaaaatgtgtgacaattggaacttgcacaaaggctagctcggtaactggGGCTCAAGCGATGAGGACACagtttaagtcatgcaaagactttcctcagtccgactGCCCGAGGATAAACATTATCACACACATACCAAAGCGGCGCAGCCTGCCTTACAATTACATATGCTTTCCACTCTGAATCATCAAACCACATTGTGATAGCCTATAAGATTAGTCTCGCGCAATGCATGAAATAAGGTAAGCTATAGGCTTCATACCAAATCTTTAACATATAACTGAAATAGACCTAACGTACATATTCTGTGATACTGTATGAAAAAAGTCGATTCaagctatttagggtttaattgaagaTAGATTTACATTAGACTtaagttactatgttataaaatttaagttaggttaacaagaggCCATGAAGAATAGCTTTGAATGTACGATTTTTTTCCGGTGTAATAGTGACAGCCTTTGAAATTACATTCGACAACGTTCACGTCTATATGCCTAGCCTAACTGCGTAAGAATAGAACAGCTTTCGGGTCTAGaacacaagtgcacaaccggATGATTTGAATTAGAGCAGCTGGGGTCCAATAAACAAAGGCATTCTGTGGTTGCACGCTTGTGTACTAACCCCAGCTTTCTACCTATAAAGAAGTCTGGAAGCAACAGTCCGACAGTTTTGGTGTTCAAACATCAAAGTGCTTTAACTTTGAATAAGGATTCCACTTCAGCTTCAACTTTGACCCCAACATTGTAAGACATTGTTTTATTAGAGCGGCAAGGTACTGTCAAGCGAAAAGCGGTTAAACCTTAAACATTGAAtaaagttaataataatttattgctTGAAAACCGCATAATACTAGATGTATCTTgggaaaaactattttaaataCTACTAATACTAGTTAACTTAAACATGAtgcattttcaatttcaacttTTGTTCCAAATCACTAAACGGTAATATAGATCCTAAATCTTACAAAGAAGgtgtaaacttttattttacgAAGAAATGCAAATTGGACACGCAGTATGAACTCGCAAAGGGGTGCCAATTTAAAAACTAAGCAAAAAATAAGCATGGTAGAGTTTCGatcaaaaaatagaaataagcTTGCGAAAAGAGgttaatttatttatgaaTGGTAGCATAAAATTAATTCTCAGCTATTTTGGTTTGCTTCTTTACAGACTTGATCCTATTCCTATGCTGAAGTTATTGATACCTTGGTTTTCCAGTGTTTGCCTTCGCAAGATTTAAAACCCAAAAAAGATTCTGTATTTGTCATGTATAAtttaacatttctttaaaAGCACTAAATAACTACTTCGCCGAGTTTGAACCTTCAATGCCATAATATAAAATACAGCTGTATAGTATAActagaaataaattttcgtGTTCCTCGGCATTAACGTGCTTTGCGGTAGCCTGACTACACTAAGCAATCATTTATAACCAGTGGTGggatttatatattttaacatttcgttctctcactagcagcatgtcATATTGACCCGGGAACAATTTATATAGAcctatacatacgcttgttaatAACCGGTTCGCAggaaccggctgaatcccgCCACTGTCGATGGCATTGTAACTACAGATTTATAATGAGCAGCCGCCCGAGACCAGCAACTTTgtgataaacaaaaattaatgttaAACTCACcaaaaaactattttgtcACTTTAGAAAGTGATTTAGTAGTAACCATTGCAGattaaagtaaataaaaacatagcAATGATTAGTAAAGCTGAATTTTGACTCGGCATTGCTTCTCAAATTGACCTTCTCCCACTAAATCAGCTGTCAAGCAAGTAACTGATAATATTACCAACCAAATGTAAAAACAGGTTTTGTTATGTTAGAATATTTTTCTAATAAGCGTCGTGACACTTATGTTCAACAGTaacaagaaaatgtttaaaattaaaatggtCTAAGTGGGTTCTAGAGCAGGTTATTAGTACGATTTTGTTAGTGATTCCATGGTTTTTTCATTTCCAGTATAACACATTGCAGCCTTCAATGAGTTCTAAAACAAGCATTAATAGTATTAATAAAAGTACTTGAGTATATTCAAGTACTCAAAAATCAGTAATCAAGTAAAGTACTTTACTTTAAGTGAAACAGCTCTGTTGTACACGTACAGTGAATGTTAGATTAGAACACAAGTAAATATAGATATGATTTCTAAGTGCATTACCATTATACAGTGCATAAATTGGAACAGGATTGCAGCAAAATGCTCTACAGCTAACACAGTGCATATTGTCAAAGATAAAGAACTTTACAAATTACAGATCTTCGTGCAAACTTCAAGTGATACGAAAGGAAGAGATTATTTAAAGGAAATATATTGGTTTCCTTATATAAATTCATTAACATAAATGCTTCATTGtatcataaaatgttaaaaagcaGATTTATGAAAATACAAAAGGCACCAGACACAACTCAAGACATCAGTAAATGCAGTAAACTACTTTACAATCAATGTTGTTCATATCAGGGATGGGTCGGGAGGACGATTATATGGGTTCGTGCAAATCCAAATATTATAAAGATCGACACTAAcaaatcccgaatctatttgCATCAGCAAATGATAAATTTGACCAAAAAGTTGCTAAATCTTGCTTGTAAcgtaattattaaaaattcaaCATCAAATGGCGATTTGATAAGCAAAATCCAAAAGTAAATGATCTTCAGTAAGAAATGTTGTCTCTGGTTTAGCTTAGCCAGGAAAATAGATCACCCTTTGTTAAGAAAGTCCgtaaattttttaagtaatattgtattcgggttcatCACTGTTGTTAGTTCACTGAATCTTCCACACAGGCGACATTTGGCAAACCTGTTTGGTTCGTaccggcccatccctagttcATATTATGTAAATAATTTCACTATGAATACAAAGTATAACATATGATACACTTTGCAAGTGTATGTCTTTTAAGATTACTTTTCACGACATTGGATAAATCAGAAAGCATGAGCATATGATCTACAAGCCAttacaaataagaaaaatgGTAGTATATTGGGAAGACTGCATTTGCATAAACTACAAGAATACTTTGAGACCTTTACAATGTGTTCAGTTGAGCATTTAAAATGTGGCTGAGATATTTCTGTTGTACAAGGTTCAATCGCATTAAATACCTGTCATAGTGTCATATACTGATAGTTTGagacaaaatttgtttctaatTTTGATTATATATTACATTAAGACTAACTATTTTGCTAAATCTGTTTTACTACAGCTCCTACGATGACTGGGAATATGTGAATGCTtcactaaattaaaaaagaaatttagacTAAAATGGAAGTTCTGAAAAATCAGATAATTGTTTGCCATACAACTGTCGTTCGTAAAGCAGCAGCTGATCTAAAAATCCTGAATTTGGTTTCACAGTTGGTCGACGTTCTTTCAACCAATCACAGGCATTCTGTAAAGTCCATTTTCTGGCCTCCATGAGGTAGCCGAGAAGTACAGTAGAGCTCCGGCTACGACCAAGGTTGCAGTGAATAAGAACACGATTTCTATTCCCACTCGATTCAACTCCACTCCCAACACTGTCTGCTCGATCTCCAACTTTAAACGTCGCATGACTGCAAAAAGTGTCACTTGGTTAGCTGTCCAGCACAATTTTAGATAACAAAACTGCACAAGCTAATAAAATGGTTTCGTTTTTGAGTTCACTATTTCACTTGTTCAAGATTGGGTGGTAGAGAAAGGGTATGTATTTAATAGGTTAAATTCAGTTCAGATGATTTAACAATTtggttaaaattgtttttgggtaaattaagttatttgACTTGGAAAATtcgatttaaataaaaaatttttgtgtttgaaaaattaGCAGCTATTGAAAAATCTTGGGTTCTATATCAAAAATGAAACGCTTTTACACGATTTTTCATGCATATATTACCAATCATTTAAAGCTGCACTAATAAATTTTGTCGTCTTTGGCAACCATGTTAGTAAATCTGAAGACGCCACGTCATCGAGCCGAATTCTCATGTACTTGATTGTGTCCGGGAAAGCATTCGGGTGATCAAGAGTTACATTTATTATGTGAGTAATACCTAACAAGCAAAAATATCACAATGAATTAAGTCAAAGTAAGCTGGAGTGGACAGTACCAACTAAACTATTCCAGGAAAATGAAGTAACACAAGTTGCACAGATTTTTGGTATATTTCATTATACTACTCTCTGTATAAAAAACAGGAATTAATTTCACTCACCTAAACCTTGAATAACAGTGTCATCTAGTGCTTGTTCAGCAGTGCCCTGGTAAATGCACTTGTCCAAAATTTCTGACGGCCAAGTCTGATTAAATGAGGAATACAGCAGCATATAATGCATTTGTTAGAGTGGTACTATAAAGTTAATAAGTTTTGTGTTATAAGAAGATGCAAGTTCAAGAAAGCAAACATTGCCAAATGCCAAGTTAACAACCATAGTCAGCAAATATtgattcaaattttaaaaccttaaaaatttcttttcttttgtcCAGTGTATTTGCAATCTCCACAGTGCAAAGAAACGGATATTTGCTTCGGAATATTTGATAAGGTAAATTgagaacataaaaattaagatttctatTTTGCAAAGCTTCTTTGATATTGTTGTTGCCATCACCATATctgtaacaataaaaaaaatatttgagttGACGTATATAAATTCTTGGGCTAAGGTTCATACTGTAATAAATCTGCACAATGAATTTTCAAGCCAGTTTTTGTTAATGACAATTATGCGCATTTCacagcaaaacaaatttcttttttacttaAATCCTGATAGGTTATGTACAGAATTAGCCCCTTATTGACTCATAAACCAGAGATTAAACAGCCTTAAGAAACTcacataacaataaaatcgAAAGATTCCAGTTGGCCCGGTACATCCAGGAGACAACCAAACTGAGTGTGGAGGGCCGTGTGGTGCCGTGCTGTCACGATGTGATCCATTTTATAATCTTCACTGCTTCtacatatttatataaaagaaaagttaGGTTAACATGGTAACTCTCAACCATGTAGTTATCGCAAATATTTCTCAGTCGCAGCAAATGCCAGCATGTTACAAGTATATTGTACTGCATATGGAAGCAAAGCCAGCAACTTCAGAATATCGGGAAGCTAATTGacaacaagaaaaacaatgGCAATATCCttgcaaagcaataaaaattaaactgtaCTCAAGCCTGCAACTTACCTGCAATCTAGTAAGAGTAAGTAAGAATCTCTTTCAAGCTGAGGTTTTCCCTGCCAACACTCAGCTATAAGTGTGTTATATAATTCAGCCAATGACCAGAGTTGGGCATCTTCAACAATGTCACCGTCATCATCAACCCTTGGTGGAAGGGAAGACGGTTCAGAGAAAGAGGCCAATTTTTTAGGCGAATTCATGTCATTAAACACAGCATCTGTGTTCCCATTAGGTGTGAGTGGTAGGCTGGTGGTTTTTGATGTCAAGTTGTCAATGTGTGATGGAAAATCCTCTAGCGCTTTTTTATGGAGAAACATCTACATAAATGTTTAAGCACTGTGTTTAGTGGGTTGCCTGGCTGTGGCAGTACATCTTTATCATCTagatcagcgtggtccaactgcaggcccgcgagcaccgattttttggcccgcgaactgatagtcagctttgatagtcgctattgttgaggaagaacctcgaccgcagatgtcacagtgatcagcatttaaattttatcagctaagttttgaactattctaatttcagttttaataaaaaagagaacttttttcagttctaatatcaatatcacattgtttttaagttctaatttcacatttcttcagttctaatttaaaaacattggcccgcaagttaaaaaattttctgattttggcccgcgatgaaaagaagttggaccacgctgatctAGATTCTAGATGTCCAGTTGGGTATAAGTAGGCTATGTAAAAATTGATGGTCTGTAAATAACATTATTCATCACCGATTTAAAATGTGGTTAATTTAAGCTGGAAAACAAATACATGTCTGACAGCAGCCAAACTTAAAACTGTTGATCATTCACAAATAACTCTAAGATTGATTGAGCAAAATGCTTAAGCTTTTTTACTCCTTGGTTTGGTTACAACTGCTCAGACAGATGTCAAATATTAACTTGTGGACTtagcaaagaaataaaaaaacaaagttcCAAGAGAATAATTTATTGTATGGTAAGTGGTAACTACATAAACCAAAGAAAGCatactttataaaaattgcATTCGCCATGACAATTTCTCAAATATGTACTGAAAATTTAAGTATGTAAcccttttttgttaaaaatgtggGAAAAGTTTGCCCATATCAAGAGTCTCAAAACTGAGCACTGTGGTATCActattattatgtcataatgCCTCCCATCGCTATGTGTGTGCCATGGTATAAACACAAGACCCAAATAATTGTTATTCGAACTGTTCGATTAATTGATTTTAGACATCGCACTGTTTATAAAAACAAGCTTATAGTTCGTATTACTAAATTGCCATAATACTCACATCATCTTTTTCCACGTTCCCTTCAATGGATGCCAAGTATGAAGGGAAACTTATCGAGCGTCGGGCACGAGacaatttgtcattttttaacTGCAGCAAGTTGGACGTACTTACATGACGCAACTTCTTCTTTGAAGACCCTGAACCcattcttttttgtttcagcACATTTGGTGTAATACAATTAGCATTGAACAGAATGCAATCTTATCACATGGTTCATTCCCATTAACTTTATACTCCTCTTActaaaaaaaatgataaaataggTTGGGGAAACACTGTTCAGAAATGAACAGACGTACATTTTAGACATGATAAACGTTCTCACACCAAACATCATGTTCATATGCCTTAGGTTAAAGATGTTTTGGAAGCATAGACAAAAACATTGaataaatgacaaatcatGCCCACTCGTTCATATTTAAAAGATGATAATTatataacttttttgtttcactTCCTAATTTGATTTATGTTCAGAATCTGACAATGCTATGTTTCCTGGTGGAGCCACAAAATAATCTTCCATAACTGACTGCGCgttctttaaaatattttcagcagAGCCCCCTTCAGTGACAATGTCCTCCCTTAAATAAAGAGACTCATCTTCTAAAACAGTATATAGAGGCTCAACATCATCCGTATTCACAGTCAGCAAAATATCCGCAAATCGAATTGCATCTTCCAGCATGGTTTTCTCGACGTTAAGATCTTCATATTGAACAAGAGCAAGATTTTCGATGTGACGAACTTCTTCTAGTGACAATATAGTCTTGGATGGTAAATCTTCCTCCTTAATTTCGATCCATTGAGAAGTTGATGGAACAAGATCTGAGCCAAAAAGACGGCAGTTAAAATGTGATGAAGAGAGTTTTCTTTGACAAAAGTTACTTCGGAATAAAATCTTCAGCCAATTGCATCTACAGCAATGATGCAACATGATTAAGTCTAGTTAGATTACTAGCaactgtaaaacaaaaataaatgtatgatatatatataatatattatatacacGATACACATTCAGCTGAGTAGTCATAGGCTAAACAATTAATTCAAGTGGCCCTAGTAAAAAAAACAGGGAGAAAAGGAAATGTCACTAGTTAAGCATTGTGCCTTGTAGAGctctgttattatatactca comes from the Clavelina lepadiformis chromosome 5, kaClaLepa1.1, whole genome shotgun sequence genome and includes:
- the LOC143460518 gene encoding glutamyl-tRNA(Gln) amidotransferase subunit C, mitochondrial-like; translation: MLHHCCRCNWLKILFRSNFCQRKLSSSHFNCRLFGSDLVPSTSQWIEIKEEDLPSKTILSLEEVRHIENLALVQYEDLNVEKTMLEDAIRFADILLTVNTDDVEPLYTVLEDESLYLREDIVTEGGSAENILKNAQSVMEDYFVAPPGNIALSDSEHKSN
- the LOC143460517 gene encoding serine/threonine/tyrosine-interacting-like protein 1 — translated: MGSGSSKKKLRHVSTSNLLQLKNDKLSRARRSISFPSYLASIEGNVEKDDMFLHKKALEDFPSHIDNLTSKTTSLPLTPNGNTDAVFNDMNSPKKLASFSEPSSLPPRVDDDGDIVEDAQLWSLAELYNTLIAECWQGKPQLERDSYLLLLDCRSSEDYKMDHIVTARHHTALHTQFGCLLDVPGQLESFDFIVIYGDGNNNIKEALQNRNLNFYVLNLPYQIFRSKYPFLCTVEIANTLDKRKEIFKTWPSEILDKCIYQGTAEQALDDTVIQGLGITHIINVTLDHPNAFPDTIKYMRIRLDDVASSDLLTWLPKTTKFISAALNDCHATFKVGDRADSVGSGVESSGNRNRVLIHCNLGRSRSSTVLLGYLMEARKWTLQNACDWLKERRPTVKPNSGFLDQLLLYERQLYGKQLSDFSELPF